The Telopea speciosissima isolate NSW1024214 ecotype Mountain lineage chromosome 11, Tspe_v1, whole genome shotgun sequence genome includes the window agaggaaaaacaaagagaacctaaattaggacataatagggtagaaaccttaaatttctcaaatggaaagagattgcttaggcttagaggttgtaatggagtgaaataactccaccatagtctaggtttagaggttccatcgattccttgggttccaagagaaccctaggtcgaatctctcccatttcccaaacctcaaaactcaaaatagatgaagagatgtgggtttcaatggcttatcttccccaatgtagaaaagctccacgtagagggctccacaaggtgaggttccaagccttcaaccaagcttttccattcctccttctccttttctccttgctgctttcttctttccatctttcttctttcttctttctcctttctctcctctttctctcctccacgatttaggttagatgggagaagaaatgaaaatgaatgcttctccccccccctttgtcttatttatagaaaatgggtcttgggtcctttaagttaaatgggtcaatagctaaatgggtcgacccattggttttaattagaaaagaacccaataaggatgggtccaattggttgggcaagaaatagaataaaacccattttttgatCCCACATgtcaaatgggtcaaatagatTGAATGGATCGATCCCagttaaatgggtactctaagttaaatgggtcaagagggcttaatgggttaacccattagTTCTACTTGGGTTAGAAAAAGGAAtacccaaccttgggtcaaatagagttagatggacccttaggttaaattaccacttaagcccaatgggcctcttaagctaatgggcctacccactagttataattaggaaagaacctaaATTAAAAGAATAGcccacatgatatgggtataattgctcttcacgCGTTTCCCCagggcaagtgggacccacaaatagaatattcctaactcaactaaaatagcccggacggtccaaatcttgacccgcacttttggggcatcgagggaaagggtaaataaataaaattaagggctagaacttattatttccttgtcatggttcgtcacccatgaccccgaatagtttcctccacaggtaaacccgcactgtagtcaataattttatagttgggtttgaccacaagtgagaacatctcaccagcatacgtggcagtgataaccacacgtcacggggaagaaataataattaattatgatccggggtgcgggtataataTGAACAGTGAAGGGAACAACTAAAGACCCTGTCTGCATCCCTTTTGATAGTGAATCCGGGTTTACAGCTAGGCGTTCAGGgttgatttctctctttttgtaaTTTAGGTTATGAGCTAGCCTATAGGGTTTGAGGGCAATTCAagaaaattttagggtttacatGGGAGTAATTTGggaaattatatattttttatttttcctataaatTGGTAATGATGAGGATTATTAGGGTTATGATAAATTCTTAGCATGAGGAAGAGCGCTTGTAACCTTTTCTCCATTGCTACTGAAACTGTTCCGATCATCACTCCATGTATGTATACACTTTGCTATGTGATCgttaatttcttctttctgtttaGTTGTATTTTCTGTGTAGTGTATGGTTTTCTTATCTACACCGCATAAGCCACGTTCCACCCTAACCATCCcccaaagaaaaaggaggggCAGGGGCAAGACTATAGCAGAAAAAAAAGTTggttcaaaaataaataaataaaataaaaaactgagttaatgaaatttttaagttttatttgaTGGGTTTTTAATCATTCAATATATTCATCTTGAGCCAACCAGATGACTAGTAAAACGAATTTAGTTCCTGCATAGTCCTTGGTATGCAAGGTTATAGGTATTGTTCTCAAACTGGTCGCATTGGTTGATCCGTATCACTATCGACCGACATTGATGTCATACTTGATCGTTATTGAATCCATGAATGGATGATAACATAAGCTTCTCTATTTAATCGCTTGACAAACTTTATTTGGATGAGGATTTTGGGGTTTACTTGTTACAAAATTTGGGTTCTAATTACCACTTGACAATATTTGAATCACctagatttttttgttttttggtaaatagagTATATTATAGATAAAGTAAGATCTCATGGCTCAAGATTACAAAGATCACCTAGATAAGCTTATCAAGACATGTTGTTTTGTTAAGTTTATCCTTAAAAATACTAAAAGTTGGGATTTTGCTCCCCTATCAATCGTATTAgatagaaaatattaaaaaattatgaaaattaaaagtacaATCGGAACATCATGCCTGATATCGATCCAATCCGAGGGAATCGATCAATTCAAACTGATCCGACCCCAAGTTACGAACCATTTTAGAATCGTAGTGACCAATATTGACGGACCAATCTTGAGATTTGGCTGATCCGACCCGACCTAGCTGATCGATCCAAGGAGCGATCCATTGATACCAGGCAGGATCGGTCTAGGCTGATACTGGTCCGATTCGGACGATTTTGACCAATCCTAGATTAGAAACCATGGCTTCAATTCATATATGAGTTTAACACTTTAATCCAACAgctaagacaaaaaaaaaaaaatcctgacCGTTCAATTGTGaatctttattttatattcCTCACCAACTCGCCAGATTtagaaaaaccctatttttgttGCCTAGTTCAGACAACATTACAAGGAGTAATATATCCAAATCCAAATTACGTTCAGACATTCTTCTCTTGTAAAATTACGACTTGCGAGGAGTATTAGTTAGGGTTTTGcacttaaaccctagttttcttctttctcactTCCCCCCAAAACCATGTtagaagagacagagagaccaACAAAGCTTCGTCGTCTCTGTGATTCTGACACAACAAAGAAGAGCTTGAAGCTGATAATGGATTTCTGGTACTTACCAAAGGAGAATGAGCTTAATCCCCAAGGTGAGGACTCGCTTTTCATCTGTGATGAAGAGCAAGTTTTTGGTGTGGCTGATGGAGTTGGCGGTTGGGCCAAGAAGGGAATCGATGCCGGAAAATATGCTCGAGAGCTTATGTTAAATGCTGCAATGGCGGTTAAAGATGGATCCAAAGGTTCTGTTAATCCATATACTGTGTTAGAAGAAGCCTACTCCAAAACCAAAGCTTTAGGGTCTTCCACTGCTTGCATCGTAGCCTTGACAGATGATAACGTTAAGTGTTcatcccttccctttccttttctgtATTCTCTAAAATGTTCATCAAAGCTTTATTGCATTTTTCTCATCCTCAAACAAGAAGCAGTAAATGAaattagggggaaaaaaatgtgTGACATGAGACACtagaaacaagaacaaaaaatgcAGCAAAATGAGGCTACCCTCTACCTATGGGCAACGCCATCAGAAGGGGGATGATTCATCTACTCACAGACGACAAactaaagaaaatgaaatcttGGTCTATGTTGAGCATTGATCCGCAGCTCTTCTTGAATCAGAAGGGGAAATCTTGGAGAGAGGGTAGATGCTCCATTGTGAGAAGTTTGTTTTGCTAGGAAATCTGCTATGGGATTTGCCTCCCTGTGGTAATGAGTAATTTTCCAACGAATATCAGCAAGGTAAGGCTGCAGAAACCACCAATTTTGCAAAACAAACCAAGAAACCTTACAACTGTAGACTACAATCTCATCACTGCTATCGAATCTGATTCAATCGAAAGATTTTGGACTCCCAGATTCTTTGCAGTCAGAATACCTTTGATCAAACTCATTAAAATTAAAAGCTAGTTTTTAAAGATGAATTCTACCCTagtcccaacaagtggtatTGGAGCTGTCAATGCATCGTTGCTTTAGAGGGAGACGCGAAAGATCTTGTTAGTTCTGGCATGGAGGGGCACATTATTGGATTTCACTTGTAAGACgaatatataataatattacTCTAATTATAAATGTTTAGACTTTTATGTACTTGAGCATCCTCCCCTTAAATTAAAAGCTAGCTTTAAAGGTGAGTTCTACTTCAATCCAAATCCCTGTGAGAGCCAAGGTTGTGATAAAGCTAGCTAGGGCATGACCTCCGATGATGAAGTCGAAGAAGATCTGATCAGCTGCTCCTACACGAAGAGAGGGAAACGTGGAAGAGCTTGATGGTTCCCACATGGTGGGCAAGATTGTTAGGTTCCATGTATAAGACGAAAATAATAATCTCATATTGGATGCGGGTAACCTGAGCACCCTCCCCTTGAAGGCCTCTTTTTTAAGGTTGAGTTCTACCAAGTCCCAATACATACAACCCATTCATGTTTTCCACTTGGCAAGTTGGTAAATGATTAACTATAACTAAGCTTAATTAGCTACATCTAGCAAATccattttctttcatttgaaTCCTTCAATTTTGTATTCAATCTATGGTTACAGTTCTTGCATTCCGCAAATGTTGGAGATAGCGGATTCATGGTTATCAGAGGGGATAATATCATCTACAAGTCTGAAGCGCAACAATACCGATTTAATTGCCCACTTCAACTAGGGAATCATCCTCAGTGTGACAGACCCAGTTCTGGTTATGTAAGTTTTATTATGTCTTGTTGAAATCAGTTTCTACTTTAATTAGAAACACTAATTTTTGTTGTTAATATGAATGAAACAGGAGTTCAAGGTTGCAGTTGAGGATGGAGATGTCATTGTTGCAGGCACTGATGGACTATTTGATAACTTATTTGAAGAAAATATTATTGAGATTGTGAAGGAAGTGACTGGTTGCATTGGTATATATCCATACAGGGTGGCTCAGATGATTGCTGAGTCTGCAAAGATCAGTTCTGAATACAATTTTCTTCCCACTCCATTCTCACTTGAAGCAGAGATGGCTGGTTACTTGCATTCTGGTGGGAAAATTGATGACATTACTGTTCTTGTTGCCTTTGTAATCTCATCACCATTGGCTTGATTTTCAAAGTTGATATTCTTTTTTAGGCTgggtttggtatgcatttttggaatgtgTTCTAGGTAGATTTTGCtttctcaaatgataaaaatagttattgtTAACGTCGAAGAATGCAAAATTTACCTAAAacacattccaagaatacaaaccaaacacaaccttaatgtCATTGTAAATACAGTATTCTTCATGTACAAAAGTTTGCATACCCAATCTTTCAAAGCCAACAAACCATGTGTTTGAATGGAGCTCCAAatattgtttgaaaattttatctCCAAACTAGCACCCATGTTCTTGCTATATATTTGAAGATCTTTTAGTGTAtcttgaggttttttttttaatttttatttatttatttattttataactGTATAAATTCTAACCATTTATTAGTTGGTCACTAATAAAATACACTGGTTAGAAGCATAAATAAAGGAATGGTGTATTTTCTGGAAACCAATGTGACTAGgtgtgatacatccaatattcaccgggccaatcaacgaccgccacgtgtcacagacgacccgctccatagctaaggggaacgaaccggggtcccagcaccactcgggggcgcggccaccactcgggcgcggcctcctcaccagggcgcggcctcacccaggcgcggcctcctcacccaggcgcggcctcacccaggcgcggcctcctcacccaggcgcggcctcacccaggcgcggcctcctcaccagggggcggcctcacctaggccgcggcctcctcaccagggcgcggccaccacttgggcgcggcctcacctaggcgcagccacacatccaggcgcagcctcacccaggcgcggcctgcacccaggcacaacatcgtgggcacgtgaggtgggggccacccatctacgatccgatcgtatcgctaagactcatgtcactaccaggactctagaccgccgcttagaggtcacgtcatccagacggattcaagcaccaaggacgttatcaccacacgcgggtatctatccaccaaggatcctgatgccaccaggacactccctcccacggggagatggccaatcaggatagagccccgttacccagggcctctatccactcaacggcacaatcgccatcaaacggggactctccacaccgccatacaccgccatatgctactataaaaggcaaggtacgcaaccccatcaagggacatctaaactcatactgaataatcactattcatctgtttgcgccaggagatctaactttggcatcagagagccctaggccgggaccacaccgattctctttgttgacccctttggtccacttgcaggtgacgacactcacaggaccgctcgacgatttcttgacgcaacagattggcgccgtatgtgggaacgacgctagccattacagctactagctctcttccatactcattcaatggcacgaaggaagactaccaccaccaacaacggagcaaggaatggatcaccacccccagagtgctctcgccgcagagccaacaaccaggaccatgtccctctggaggaggagatcccccttaatgaccagttcgtgatcgccaagcccaacaatgacgaggccgacgatgtggtggtggaggtgacacctgaccccaatgctccagccactgtgggtcagatcaacgacctacaacgacagatcctcgatgaacaacgactctttcgagaatacctgacgcagcgtgcgacatctcaccgtcggaggacttcaccatcagcaagggtggagtccatacctcaacaagagccaaaccctaggagatcatctcccaggggcgcgagatcagagagacttgcgcgacaggcaacccccactccgtagcggggggagccttcccagcatcccaggagaacaagagacctctcaccacggtcagaacgtgggaggacgccaacacccagggcgagggtgtctagcccgcagagatcggtccggaggtctgtgtttgacggacgactggaagaaggtcacataccacgacgaagccggacctgcagagaagaaagcccctcaccttcacgacagggttcatcacggcatgaccattcaccatcccgccaacactcaaggcgggaggggacatccaggagagagcgtgaacggggtcgcagcgaacatccggctaggcgtggggggcagacacgggatgaggagctcgatcaaagactccgtgacctggatgagaagctggaagggttgaagaagcagaccaaaggcgagacacattccatacctggacaacaccccttctcggcagagatcatgtcagccacactaccttctaggtttcgactacccacttttgaactctacagtggtaccactgaccctaatgaccacatcaactactttaatggcatgatgacgctgtatggggggtcggacgtggtatcctgtcgggcattccctgcgtccctcaagggagcagctacatcatggttctccaggctacgatcgAGATCTATATACTTGTTCGCAGAGCTATGTGAACAGTTCATCTCccgtttccaaagcagcgtcaagcagaagaagaccaccgtcaatctactaaacatggtacagaaccctggggaatctctcagggaatacgttaccaggttcaccaaggagtccctggaggttcgagacttggatgaccagacacagcatgcagccctagcaggaggtattagggacctggacttgatcaaggacttggcacgtcataagaccaggactatgaaagagctcctggagcggtgcaacgagtttgcaaatatggccgaggtactacaagctagaacaaaaataatcgaggccaagccacaggacaacaagaggtcagcacctgatgaccgcaaagagggtaagaggtcgaggacaaagcgccgacaagagaagagcgaccgcccatctaggaggacagaccgccgcccagagagaagtgagagggcaagcacccccgagttcacaccactgaacaccaccaggtcccagatactcatgcagatccaggaccgtgacctactccattggccacgacccatgctagcagcgccagagaagcgaaaccctaacaaatattgtctcttccacaaagagaatgggcacgacacagaggagtgctatcaattgaagagagagatagaacaactggtaagagcaggaagcttgaacaagtatgtgaaggggagacgtgacaaccgctcaggccaaggagatagaggtcgcgacggagacagagtggaaccgagacgagaagaaagaagaacagatcgagagagagaccgcccagaagagcggagagatgccacagaacctagtggcaccaagggacctcctatcctcaccatacttggaggaccagggcaagagtccaccgaaaagctaaagctcatgccaggttcgtgggagtggcagagaagc containing:
- the LOC122644773 gene encoding probable protein phosphatase 2C 55, translating into MLEETERPTKLRRLCDSDTTKKSLKLIMDFWYLPKENELNPQGEDSLFICDEEQVFGVADGVGGWAKKGIDAGKYARELMLNAAMAVKDGSKGSVNPYTVLEEAYSKTKALGSSTACIVALTDDNFLHSANVGDSGFMVIRGDNIIYKSEAQQYRFNCPLQLGNHPQCDRPSSGYEFKVAVEDGDVIVAGTDGLFDNLFEENIIEIVKEVTGCIGIYPYRVAQMIAESAKISSEYNFLPTPFSLEAEMAGYLHSGGKIDDITVLVAFVISSPLA